A window of Nodularia sp. LEGE 06071 contains these coding sequences:
- a CDS encoding glutathione S-transferase family protein has protein sequence MLQFYYNRRSPIARRVWIALLEKGIPFESVMLKLDDDQFQPEFLEINPFHHIPVIVDDGFPVLESLAILDYLESKYPTPALLPTAPQDLATVRMVEMVAINELFPKVISLICESQNSPKFTQAKQHVDKILKFFTETLGDRQSHAGGDRNFFGGQQLSLADIVAGTIVPTLPNLGIPLSNYPQLNHWSEQLTKRPAWQKTALSAEEFAEFKRRVKVLVKLRQRQDSWGKRGN, from the coding sequence ATGCTGCAATTCTACTACAATCGTCGCTCACCTATTGCTCGTCGTGTCTGGATAGCCTTATTAGAAAAAGGTATTCCCTTTGAGTCTGTAATGCTGAAGTTGGATGATGATCAGTTTCAACCAGAGTTTTTGGAGATTAACCCATTTCATCACATCCCAGTCATAGTTGATGACGGATTTCCAGTATTAGAATCTTTAGCAATCTTGGACTACTTAGAAAGTAAATACCCGACACCTGCTTTGTTACCAACTGCACCTCAAGATTTAGCAACCGTGCGAATGGTAGAAATGGTGGCTATTAACGAATTATTTCCCAAAGTGATTTCACTGATTTGCGAAAGTCAAAATTCACCAAAATTTACACAGGCCAAACAGCACGTAGATAAAATCCTCAAGTTTTTTACAGAAACTTTAGGCGATCGCCAAAGTCACGCCGGAGGCGATCGCAATTTTTTTGGTGGTCAACAGTTATCTTTAGCAGACATTGTGGCTGGAACGATTGTACCTACATTACCAAATTTGGGTATTCCTCTGAGTAATTATCCCCAACTAAATCATTGGTCTGAACAGTTAACCAAGCGTCCAGCATGGCAAAAAACGGCGCTGAGTGCAGAGGAATTTGCCGAATTTAAGCGGCGAGTTAAAGTTTTGGTGAAGTTGCGTCAGCGTCAAGATAGCTGGGGAAAGCGAGGAAATTAA
- a CDS encoding acyl-CoA thioesterase has translation MLITNNPHRPLEVKLTIPVRTYDIDFAGIVSNIVYIRWLEDLRLKCLDEYLPLGQLIEQGYAPILAGTEIEYKRQIKLGDKVEGRLWLHNLGRLKLTLQAEIFSNNELAAVAIQKGAFVNLQNGRPIPIPKKLQQKYLDYQQIHEII, from the coding sequence ATGCTCATAACTAATAACCCACACAGACCATTAGAAGTAAAACTCACAATACCTGTAAGGACATATGATATTGATTTTGCAGGCATTGTCAGCAACATTGTCTATATCAGATGGTTAGAGGATTTACGCTTAAAGTGTTTAGATGAATACTTGCCACTTGGTCAACTAATTGAACAAGGATATGCGCCCATATTAGCTGGAACTGAAATTGAGTATAAACGCCAGATTAAACTTGGTGACAAAGTAGAAGGACGTTTATGGCTGCACAATTTAGGACGTTTAAAGTTGACGCTTCAAGCTGAAATTTTTTCTAACAATGAATTAGCCGCAGTAGCAATACAAAAGGGTGCATTTGTCAATTTGCAAAATGGTCGCCCTATTCCAATTCCAAAGAAATTGCAGCAAAAATATTTAGACTATCAACAAATTCATGAAATCATTTAA
- a CDS encoding TetR/AcrR family transcriptional regulator, translating to MSKGEETKAKILQQAAELFNQQGYAGSSISDIMRVTGLQKGGIYNHFQSKDELALEAFDYAIACVSKHYRAALRNQRHAIGRLQAIIGVFSNFADNPPIQGGCPLLNTAVESDDTHPALRERTQQAMNSWLHLIRRIIETGIEKGEIRSDVNADEFATIITATLEGAIMMSKLYGDSIYMQRAVNHLNQYIDSHC from the coding sequence ATGTCTAAAGGCGAAGAAACAAAAGCAAAAATTCTCCAACAAGCAGCCGAACTGTTTAACCAACAGGGATATGCTGGCTCATCGATTTCTGACATTATGCGGGTCACAGGATTACAGAAAGGAGGAATTTACAACCACTTTCAAAGTAAAGATGAGTTAGCACTAGAGGCTTTTGACTATGCGATCGCTTGCGTCAGTAAGCATTATAGAGCTGCATTGCGAAACCAGCGTCATGCAATTGGTCGTCTGCAAGCAATTATTGGGGTATTTAGTAATTTTGCAGATAACCCACCCATCCAGGGAGGATGTCCATTGCTGAATACTGCTGTTGAAAGTGATGATACTCATCCCGCATTAAGGGAACGCACTCAACAGGCGATGAACTCTTGGCTGCATCTAATTCGTCGAATTATCGAAACCGGAATTGAAAAAGGTGAAATTCGTTCTGACGTAAATGCTGATGAATTTGCCACCATCATCACTGCAACATTGGAAGGAGCGATTATGATGAGCAAACTCTATGGAGATTCAATTTATATGCAGCGAGCAGTGAATCATTTAAATCAGTATATAGATAGTCATTGTTAA
- a CDS encoding efflux RND transporter periplasmic adaptor subunit, with protein sequence MLNSEQPESQNSAVTDSSQIEQQEPKFQPSQKPRWPLIVGIILLIAGGGFSWRWWQNSLAGNAPPGDRAAAGQPMGIPVKLATVETETIEDSSVISGFLDAPGSVAIKPEIDGRINQILFKEGDRVQQGQVIIRLQSADTQARLRQAKASLDRTQARLAELKAGTRPEEIAQAKARLAQAETRLKNAQGGARPEEIAQAEAQIEVAKSDLELAQSRGQRYQQLRTEGAVSQDQLEGFLGEQRSAEARLQEAQRRLDQLRKSRRSDIDELTAAVELERQNVRQLENGPRLEEIAQARSQVTEAAAQVQVAEVQQQYTNVVAPLTGILGDIPVKVGDFVTQGDELTTLNKNDSLELNLSVPFNEAERLRLGLPVQVLDAEGKPAVTGKVSFISPNISVNTQNILAKATFANARNQILNQLNVQARVIWDESPGILIPTVAISRMGGQTFVFVAQKPTESKPGMPDLVAQQKPVKLGAIEGNSYQVIEGLEAGDKIVVSGILNLTNGAPIMPAPEEMGNEKP encoded by the coding sequence ATGTTGAATTCTGAACAACCTGAGTCTCAAAATTCTGCTGTGACTGATTCTAGTCAGATTGAACAGCAAGAGCCAAAATTTCAACCAAGTCAAAAGCCACGTTGGCCTTTAATTGTGGGCATCATCCTGTTAATTGCCGGCGGTGGCTTTAGTTGGCGCTGGTGGCAAAATAGCTTGGCTGGTAATGCACCACCAGGGGATAGAGCTGCGGCTGGTCAACCGATGGGAATTCCTGTGAAGTTAGCCACTGTAGAAACTGAGACTATAGAAGACAGTTCAGTCATTAGTGGGTTTTTAGACGCTCCCGGCTCAGTAGCAATTAAGCCAGAGATTGACGGGCGGATCAATCAAATTTTATTTAAAGAAGGCGATCGCGTCCAACAAGGGCAAGTTATAATTCGCCTGCAAAGTGCCGATACCCAAGCCCGCCTACGACAAGCAAAAGCATCATTAGACCGCACCCAAGCCCGACTAGCCGAACTCAAAGCAGGTACGCGTCCCGAAGAAATTGCCCAAGCCAAAGCCAGATTAGCTCAAGCCGAAACTCGCCTGAAAAATGCTCAAGGTGGAGCGCGACCCGAAGAAATTGCACAGGCTGAAGCTCAAATTGAGGTGGCTAAATCTGATCTGGAATTGGCACAGTCAAGAGGTCAGCGATACCAACAATTAAGAACAGAAGGTGCTGTTTCCCAAGACCAACTAGAAGGATTTCTCGGAGAACAAAGAAGTGCTGAAGCCAGGCTGCAAGAAGCCCAAAGACGGCTCGACCAACTCCGCAAAAGCCGCCGTTCTGATATTGATGAACTAACTGCGGCTGTAGAACTAGAAAGGCAAAACGTCAGACAACTAGAGAACGGCCCTCGCCTAGAAGAAATTGCCCAAGCCCGTTCTCAAGTCACCGAAGCCGCCGCCCAAGTCCAGGTCGCAGAAGTCCAACAGCAATACACAAACGTTGTCGCTCCTCTAACTGGTATCCTCGGTGATATCCCGGTAAAAGTGGGAGATTTTGTGACTCAAGGAGACGAACTCACCACACTGAATAAAAATGACTCTTTGGAATTGAATTTATCTGTCCCTTTCAATGAAGCCGAAAGGTTGCGTCTGGGATTACCAGTACAAGTCCTAGATGCTGAAGGCAAACCTGCCGTTACAGGGAAGGTGAGTTTCATTTCTCCAAACATCAGTGTTAATACGCAGAATATTTTAGCTAAAGCCACCTTTGCCAATGCCAGGAACCAAATACTCAATCAGCTGAACGTGCAAGCCAGAGTCATCTGGGATGAAAGTCCAGGAATCTTAATTCCCACGGTCGCCATATCTCGCATGGGTGGACAGACTTTTGTGTTTGTAGCCCAAAAGCCAACAGAATCCAAACCGGGAATGCCGGACTTGGTAGCTCAACAAAAACCCGTGAAATTGGGAGCCATTGAAGGAAACAGTTATCAAGTTATTGAAGGACTGGAAGCTGGAGACAAAATCGTTGTTTCTGGCATTCTCAATCTCACCAATGGTGCGCCAATTATGCCTGCACCTGAAGAAATGGGGAATGAGAAACCCTAA
- a CDS encoding efflux RND transporter permease subunit has protein sequence MFIDFFIKRPVFSTVCALIVLLLGLICLPTLPIARFPDIAPTQINVTANFSGASAEDVESGVTNILERQLNGIQGIRYITSSSSNDGSTNITATFDSSRNPDIAAVDVQNRVSIAQPQLPESVQRTGVRVSKQSNNILLAIGLFAENDEYDNIFLSNYADLYLGDALKRVNGVGDVTIFGERRYAMRIWLDPNRLGGRGLTTADVANALSEQNLQVGAGSIGQEPAPEGQGFQIDVRAVSRLTEPSEFAEIVLRTNDDGTLIKLKDVGRAELGAENYNSFLRYRAKDAVGLGIYQLPGSNALDVARGVRQEMERLAPNFPPGIKYEVAFDTTLFVEESMLEVVKTLIAAIILVVIVIFVFLQDWRTTLIPALTVPLSLIGTFIFARIFGFSINSLTLFGLTLASGMVVDDAIVVVEQISRFIQDKGMSPRRAASESMSELFGAVIATSLVLMAVFIPVAFFPGTTGVLYRQFALTIAFSIVISTFLALTLTPSLCALLLRPGQKASGWLGRVFDRINQWLDSVQRSYERSLHVLIRFKNMIIGLFIVSLGMTAWLYITVPTAFLPDEDEGFFITLIQGPQGVSLQYTSDVIAQVEKEILAIPEVVGTFAVGGFSFSGNTANNGIIFTTLKPWGERSRPDQSVQAILGNLRGKLFAITEARVFPVNPPPIQGLGNFGGFNFQLQDQRGTSGLDSLVQSMGQLLGRANQNPELQAVFSTFAAETPQLLVEVDRNRAKALQVSIDDIFRTLQTALGSQYVNDFNLQQRNYRVYIQADQQFRSNPKDIGQLSVRSQTNQMIPLRNLITTTSVVGAQTINHYNLFRAIEINGSAAPGSSSGKAIQAMETLAEAVLPQGFGYEWSGTALEEIDSGGLAPIIFGLGIVFVFLVLAAQYENYIDPLIILLSVPLAIFGALVAQSMRGFANDVYCQIGLVMLIGLASKNAILIVEFANQLRDQGFSITKAAVEASQGRLRPILMTAFSTLLGIFPLTIATGAGAGSRLSLGTTVFGGMLIATFLSLFVVPILYIVIKTTTESLFKPNRHHMELDRETAYSSKHDE, from the coding sequence ATGTTTATTGATTTCTTTATCAAGAGACCAGTCTTTTCTACTGTTTGTGCATTGATTGTGCTGTTATTGGGATTGATTTGTCTTCCCACCCTACCCATCGCTCGTTTCCCAGATATTGCTCCTACTCAAATCAATGTCACCGCCAACTTTAGCGGAGCTAGTGCTGAGGATGTAGAAAGCGGTGTGACTAACATATTAGAAAGGCAACTCAACGGCATTCAAGGTATCCGCTACATTACTTCCAGTAGTAGTAACGATGGCTCTACTAATATTACAGCTACCTTCGATTCATCCCGAAATCCCGATATTGCGGCTGTGGATGTGCAGAACCGGGTTTCCATTGCCCAACCGCAACTGCCAGAATCTGTACAACGCACGGGTGTGAGGGTATCAAAGCAATCTAATAATATACTCTTAGCAATTGGTCTATTTGCTGAAAATGATGAGTACGACAATATATTTTTAAGCAACTATGCCGACCTTTACTTAGGAGATGCCTTAAAAAGAGTCAATGGTGTGGGCGATGTCACCATCTTTGGCGAACGTCGTTATGCGATGCGTATATGGTTAGATCCGAATCGCCTTGGTGGGCGGGGGTTAACGACTGCGGATGTAGCCAATGCCCTATCCGAACAAAACTTGCAGGTCGGTGCGGGAAGCATTGGTCAAGAACCAGCTCCTGAAGGGCAAGGTTTTCAAATTGATGTCCGGGCTGTGAGTAGACTTACGGAACCATCAGAATTTGCCGAAATTGTCCTGAGAACTAACGATGATGGCACCTTAATTAAGCTGAAAGATGTCGGTAGAGCCGAACTGGGAGCTGAAAATTACAACTCATTTTTGCGATATCGCGCCAAAGATGCGGTAGGCTTGGGGATTTATCAGCTTCCTGGAAGTAACGCCTTAGATGTGGCGCGGGGAGTTAGGCAAGAAATGGAGCGACTGGCTCCCAATTTTCCGCCGGGAATAAAGTATGAAGTAGCTTTTGACACCACACTCTTTGTCGAAGAGTCGATGTTAGAAGTGGTCAAGACTTTAATAGCAGCAATTATACTAGTTGTAATTGTGATTTTTGTGTTCTTGCAGGACTGGCGAACTACTTTAATTCCCGCCCTGACTGTTCCTTTGTCTCTGATTGGGACATTTATTTTTGCCAGGATTTTTGGCTTCTCCATTAATAGTTTGACCTTATTTGGTCTGACTTTAGCCTCTGGGATGGTGGTAGACGATGCGATCGTTGTAGTTGAGCAGATCAGCCGTTTTATCCAAGATAAAGGCATGAGTCCTCGCCGGGCCGCCAGTGAGTCAATGTCTGAACTATTTGGTGCAGTCATTGCCACTTCCTTGGTGTTGATGGCGGTATTTATCCCCGTGGCGTTTTTTCCGGGAACTACTGGCGTACTTTATCGGCAATTTGCCCTGACCATCGCCTTCTCAATTGTGATTTCTACGTTTCTGGCTTTAACCCTGACACCTTCTTTGTGTGCCTTATTGCTACGTCCAGGACAGAAAGCTTCAGGTTGGCTGGGGCGGGTTTTTGACCGCATTAATCAATGGCTCGACTCGGTACAAAGAAGTTATGAGCGATCGCTCCACGTTCTCATCCGCTTCAAAAACATGATCATTGGACTATTCATCGTCTCCTTGGGAATGACGGCTTGGTTGTATATCACAGTACCTACAGCCTTTCTCCCAGACGAAGACGAAGGCTTTTTCATTACATTGATCCAAGGACCACAAGGAGTTTCCCTGCAATATACCAGTGATGTCATTGCCCAGGTAGAAAAAGAAATCTTGGCAATTCCTGAAGTCGTGGGAACCTTCGCGGTGGGCGGCTTTAGTTTCAGTGGTAATACTGCCAATAACGGTATTATATTTACAACTTTAAAACCTTGGGGAGAACGCTCACGACCAGACCAATCAGTACAGGCGATTCTCGGTAACTTACGAGGAAAACTATTTGCCATTACAGAAGCCAGAGTCTTTCCTGTAAATCCACCACCTATTCAAGGATTAGGTAACTTTGGCGGCTTCAATTTCCAACTGCAAGACCAAAGAGGTACTAGTGGCTTAGACAGTTTAGTCCAATCAATGGGTCAATTGCTGGGTCGCGCCAACCAAAATCCAGAATTACAAGCTGTATTTAGCACTTTTGCCGCAGAAACACCACAATTGCTGGTAGAAGTAGACCGCAATCGAGCCAAAGCACTACAAGTGTCTATAGATGATATTTTTCGTACTCTGCAAACTGCTTTGGGTTCTCAATATGTCAATGATTTCAACCTCCAGCAGCGTAATTATCGAGTTTATATCCAAGCAGATCAACAGTTTCGCTCTAACCCCAAAGATATAGGTCAACTATCTGTGCGTTCTCAAACCAATCAAATGATTCCTTTGAGAAACTTAATTACAACTACTTCTGTTGTGGGGGCGCAAACGATTAATCACTATAATCTATTTCGCGCCATTGAAATCAATGGTTCGGCGGCTCCCGGTTCTAGTTCCGGAAAGGCTATTCAGGCAATGGAAACCTTAGCTGAAGCAGTTTTACCACAGGGTTTTGGCTATGAGTGGTCAGGAACTGCATTAGAAGAAATAGATTCTGGCGGTTTAGCACCCATAATCTTTGGTTTAGGAATTGTCTTCGTCTTTTTAGTACTAGCTGCTCAGTATGAGAACTACATAGACCCCTTGATTATCTTATTATCAGTACCTTTAGCAATTTTTGGCGCACTTGTAGCTCAATCAATGCGAGGTTTTGCTAATGATGTTTACTGTCAAATCGGTCTAGTCATGTTGATTGGTTTGGCTAGTAAGAATGCGATTTTGATTGTGGAATTTGCCAACCAACTGCGGGATCAAGGCTTTTCCATTACTAAAGCGGCTGTAGAGGCTTCACAAGGGCGTTTACGTCCGATTTTGATGACGGCATTTTCGACGCTTCTAGGTATTTTCCCTTTGACTATTGCCACAGGTGCTGGTGCGGGAAGTCGTCTGTCTTTGGGAACGACTGTATTTGGCGGGATGTTAATCGCTACTTTTTTGAGTTTGTTTGTAGTGCCAATTTTGTATATTGTGATTAAAACGACTACAGAAAGTTTATTCAAACCAAATCGCCATCATATGGAACTAGATCGAGAAACTGCATATTCGTCAAAACATGACGAATAA
- a CDS encoding class I SAM-dependent methyltransferase yields MKLITILLLLVNLLFTPITTANAATLSDNIYEQRTHPSSDGIGKYYMGREIAQVMGHTGAGWLERPRREVEEQPSKIVSALNLQPYDVVADIGAGTGYLSFRIAPLLTDGKVLAVDIQPEMLEIMEFFKQEKNITNVEPILATLTNPNLPDASVDLALMVDAYHELEYPQEVMTGIVKALKPGGKVVLVEYRGENPLIMIKRLHKMTQKQVRKEMQAVGLVWRETKNLLPQQHLMIFEKQV; encoded by the coding sequence ATGAAACTGATCACCATCCTCCTCCTATTGGTAAACTTGCTATTTACCCCAATTACCACAGCAAACGCCGCTACCCTCTCCGATAATATTTATGAACAGCGCACTCATCCTAGTTCAGATGGTATCGGAAAATACTACATGGGGCGAGAAATAGCCCAAGTCATGGGACACACAGGCGCAGGTTGGTTAGAAAGACCCAGGCGCGAAGTAGAAGAACAACCTAGTAAAATAGTCAGTGCGCTGAACTTACAACCTTACGATGTAGTGGCGGATATTGGCGCAGGTACAGGATATCTCAGCTTTCGCATTGCACCATTATTAACAGATGGAAAGGTTTTAGCTGTAGATATTCAACCAGAAATGCTAGAGATTATGGAATTTTTCAAACAAGAGAAAAATATCACCAACGTTGAGCCAATTTTAGCAACTCTCACCAACCCCAACCTCCCAGATGCAAGTGTTGATTTAGCGCTAATGGTGGATGCTTACCACGAGTTGGAATATCCCCAAGAAGTGATGACAGGAATTGTTAAAGCCCTGAAACCAGGGGGTAAAGTTGTGCTGGTGGAATATCGGGGCGAAAATCCCTTGATTATGATTAAACGTTTGCACAAGATGACTCAAAAGCAAGTCCGGAAAGAAATGCAAGCCGTGGGTTTAGTTTGGCGAGAAACCAAAAACTTGTTACCCCAGCAGCATTTAATGATATTTGAAAAGCAAGTCTAG
- a CDS encoding metallophosphoesterase family protein translates to MKLITEPSISEKIHKMKQRVRWHHPQIVSQGIDQTSMVIDDGQEDNPEFSFMVIGDTGTTSHYGYHPQRKVAELMLPHKDQCRFVLHTGDVIYTVGSREYYGKNFIQPYREFLKGGDKPENIPYDRMVFNLPFLPVLGNHDYYDVPLMYRLFTGSTRPLRRFLRYKDIEIGWHGSNQGDAYARAFLDYIVAIASPKELQSHLDQNYTAIIDAGRCLRYQPGHFTRLPNRYYTFRYGGIDFFALDSNTLNTPSPLPETPEGEMNRRELQQRRQKIDQEEVEILATCDQLNPEKPADAEQIDYLKAKLDQINEVKIDIEKQLASNATDIIDFEQLNWLKSRLIESWNTLEVRGRIIFFHHPPYVTEATKWNQAQTLAVRHRLRWVFEQVAETLGSQMKGRSIVDLIFNGHAHCLEHIRTGDTGYADSHINYIISGGSGHYPRRQRREGNELIETFTELPGHPQRKVADSLLFVGRNGKKPQKHLPYSCVKIDVQAGTPPKFIVTPLIADRIGEEWQTPQIQPFVI, encoded by the coding sequence ATGAAATTAATTACGGAACCATCTATTTCCGAAAAAATCCACAAAATGAAGCAAAGAGTGCGATGGCATCATCCCCAGATAGTCTCTCAGGGAATCGACCAAACCAGCATGGTAATTGATGATGGTCAAGAGGACAATCCTGAATTTTCCTTTATGGTGATTGGTGACACTGGTACAACATCTCATTACGGATACCATCCCCAACGCAAAGTTGCAGAATTGATGCTACCCCATAAAGATCAGTGCCGTTTTGTTTTACATACTGGCGATGTCATTTATACGGTGGGTTCCCGTGAGTATTATGGGAAAAACTTTATTCAACCTTATCGGGAATTTCTCAAAGGCGGAGACAAACCCGAAAATATTCCTTATGACCGCATGGTATTCAATCTGCCGTTTTTGCCAGTGCTGGGTAATCACGATTACTATGATGTGCCATTAATGTATCGTTTATTTACCGGAAGCACGCGGCCGTTACGTCGTTTCCTGCGCTACAAAGATATCGAGATTGGTTGGCATGGATCAAACCAAGGTGATGCTTATGCCAGAGCATTTCTTGACTATATAGTAGCGATCGCTTCCCCAAAAGAATTACAAAGTCATTTAGATCAAAATTACACTGCTATAATTGACGCGGGGCGGTGTTTGCGTTATCAACCTGGACACTTCACCCGTTTACCCAACCGCTATTACACCTTTCGTTACGGCGGAATCGACTTTTTCGCCCTAGATTCTAATACTTTAAATACACCATCCCCCTTACCAGAAACTCCAGAAGGGGAAATGAACCGCCGGGAATTGCAGCAGCGTCGCCAAAAGATAGACCAAGAAGAAGTGGAGATTTTGGCAACGTGCGACCAACTCAATCCCGAAAAACCCGCCGATGCCGAACAAATCGATTATCTCAAGGCCAAATTAGACCAAATCAACGAAGTAAAAATTGACATTGAAAAACAGCTAGCATCTAACGCCACAGATATTATCGATTTTGAGCAACTGAATTGGTTAAAAAGCCGACTCATAGAATCTTGGAACACTTTAGAAGTGCGCGGAAGAATTATCTTCTTTCACCATCCACCCTACGTCACAGAAGCCACAAAATGGAATCAAGCACAAACCTTAGCAGTTCGTCATCGCCTCCGCTGGGTATTTGAACAGGTAGCAGAAACCCTTGGTTCCCAGATGAAAGGTCGTTCCATAGTCGATTTAATTTTCAACGGACACGCCCACTGCTTAGAACATATTCGCACCGGTGACACAGGATATGCTGATTCTCATATCAACTATATTATCTCTGGTGGCAGTGGTCATTATCCCCGCCGTCAACGTCGAGAAGGCAACGAATTGATAGAAACCTTTACAGAACTTCCTGGTCATCCCCAGCGCAAAGTAGCCGATTCCTTACTATTTGTTGGTCGCAATGGAAAAAAACCCCAAAAGCATCTACCTTACTCCTGCGTAAAAATTGACGTTCAAGCTGGTACTCCACCCAAATTCATTGTCACACCCTTAATAGCCGATCGCATAGGCGAAGAATGGCAAACTCCTCAAATTCAACCATTCGTAATTTAA
- a CDS encoding FAD-dependent hydroxylase yields MALTQLHQNFPLAQTPPDHRGYDYDLVIVGGGIIGLTLASALKDSGLSVLLIEARVASAAVAKGQAYAIHMLSALIFQGIGIWEEISPQIAKYCQVRLSDADYPDVVEFATDDIGTSELGYVAEHQALLQPLQEFVQNCPNVTYLCPAEVVKTEYQQDIVAIDIKIAETIQTVRSKLVVAADGSRSRIREAAGIKTSGWKYWQSCIVAFVKPEKPHNNTAYERFWTSGPFAILPLPGNRCRIVWTAPHAEAKALCALDDEAFLAELSRRYGNQMGKLELLGDRFIFPVQLMQSDRYVLPRLALIGDAAHNCHPVGGQGLNLGIRDAAALAQVLQTAFAAGEDIGNVKILKRYERWRKLENLTILGFTDLLDRVFSNNFLPLVLVRRLGLGMMRRIPILKVFALKLMIGLKGRTPELARR; encoded by the coding sequence ATGGCGCTCACACAGCTACATCAAAATTTTCCCCTTGCACAAACACCGCCAGATCATCGGGGATATGATTATGATTTGGTCATTGTCGGCGGTGGAATTATTGGTTTAACTTTAGCTTCGGCTTTGAAGGATTCTGGTTTAAGTGTTTTGCTAATTGAGGCTAGAGTTGCTTCAGCCGCAGTTGCTAAGGGACAAGCTTATGCAATTCATATGCTTTCGGCTCTCATTTTTCAGGGAATTGGTATTTGGGAGGAAATATCGCCTCAAATCGCTAAATATTGCCAAGTTCGCCTTTCGGATGCTGATTATCCTGATGTGGTGGAATTTGCCACAGATGATATAGGTACGTCAGAATTGGGTTATGTGGCGGAACATCAAGCGCTGTTACAGCCTTTGCAGGAGTTTGTCCAAAATTGTCCGAATGTGACTTATCTCTGTCCGGCTGAAGTGGTAAAGACAGAATATCAGCAGGATATTGTGGCGATAGATATTAAAATTGCTGAGACAATTCAGACAGTCCGCAGTAAATTAGTGGTAGCTGCCGATGGTTCGCGATCGCGCATTCGTGAAGCTGCGGGAATTAAAACTTCTGGCTGGAAATATTGGCAATCGTGTATTGTAGCCTTTGTTAAACCAGAAAAGCCCCACAATAACACTGCTTACGAAAGATTTTGGACGAGTGGCCCCTTTGCGATTTTACCTCTGCCGGGGAACCGTTGCCGCATTGTTTGGACAGCACCCCACGCAGAAGCCAAAGCTTTGTGCGCCTTAGATGACGAGGCATTTTTGGCAGAACTCAGCCGCCGCTATGGCAATCAGATGGGTAAGTTGGAATTATTAGGCGATCGCTTTATTTTTCCAGTCCAACTCATGCAAAGCGATCGCTATGTACTCCCCAGATTAGCCTTAATTGGTGATGCCGCCCACAATTGTCATCCCGTCGGCGGACAAGGTTTAAATTTGGGGATTCGAGATGCAGCCGCTTTAGCGCAAGTTCTACAAACAGCCTTCGCCGCAGGTGAAGATATTGGCAATGTGAAAATCCTCAAACGCTATGAACGCTGGCGCAAGCTAGAAAACCTGACCATTTTAGGTTTCACCGATTTATTAGATCGGGTATTTTCTAATAACTTTTTACCCCTAGTATTAGTTCGTCGCCTCGGTTTGGGGATGATGCGACGCATACCGATTTTAAAAGTGTTTGCGCTGAAATTGATGATTGGTTTGAAAGGACGTACCCCAGAATTAGCCAGACGATGA